A region from the Desulfobacterales bacterium genome encodes:
- a CDS encoding nucleoside phosphorylase — translation MKQLDGFEVDMEFPIVKPKGIKQISSFMPNSLMISSSSDLNYISKLHIRESIKNISFLMSNLYAVKGEVSNYCLVGPFIGAPYAIILFETLVASGAKFIIMIGWCGSICDEVKIGDIIVPSKAIIDEGTSIHYGCQLNEMVDCSNTASNSLKKMMRKKEINFIDCPIWTTDAIYRETPSKIEYFKKKGAKAVDMETSAFFSSARHHNVDIGCVLIVSDELSSLKWNPGFQNNKFVESRKLVCDALYDYMINGFSD, via the coding sequence ATGAAGCAATTAGATGGATTTGAGGTAGATATGGAATTTCCAATAGTAAAACCAAAAGGTATAAAGCAAATTTCAAGTTTTATGCCTAATTCTTTAATGATAAGCAGCAGCTCTGATTTAAATTATATTTCAAAGTTGCATATTAGAGAATCAATAAAAAATATATCTTTTTTGATGAGCAATTTATATGCAGTAAAAGGTGAAGTTTCTAATTATTGTTTAGTTGGCCCCTTTATTGGAGCCCCCTATGCCATAATTCTATTTGAAACACTTGTCGCGTCTGGGGCTAAGTTTATAATAATGATAGGATGGTGTGGTTCTATTTGTGATGAAGTAAAAATTGGAGATATAATTGTTCCATCAAAAGCTATAATTGATGAAGGAACTTCAATTCATTATGGTTGCCAATTAAATGAAATGGTTGATTGTTCTAACACCGCTTCTAATAGCTTAAAAAAAATGATGCGAAAAAAAGAAATCAATTTTATAGATTGCCCAATATGGACTACTGATGCAATTTATAGGGAAACTCCTTCAAAAATCGAGTATTTTAAAAAAAAAGGAGCTAAAGCAGTTGATATGGAAACATCAGCTTTTTTTTCTTCAGCCAGGCACCATAATGTAGATATTGGTTGCGTGTTAATTGTATCAGATGAATTATCAAGTTTAAAATGGAACCCAGGATTTCAAAATAATAAGTTTGTTGAAAGCCGCAAGTTAGTCTGTGATGCTTTATATGATTATATGATTAATGGCTTTTCAGATTAA